A window of Calditerricola satsumensis genomic DNA:
AGGAGGGCGAGGATCTCGGCCACGACCGGATAGAGGGACGGGGGAATGACCTGGTCCAGGTCGAGTTGGCTGAGCACGGCCACCAACGCGGGGTCTTCATGGAGGGGAACCCCGTGGGCGCGCGCTTCGGCGATGATCCGTTCGGCCACCGCGCCCGCCCCTTTGGCCACCACCCGCGGCGCTTCATCCCGCGGCGGGTCGTACCTGAGGGCTACCGCCCGGCGCAGCGGATCTGCCTGGCGTTGCCGGTCGTCTTGGGCGGTCATACGCGCACATCCACTCCTTTGTACCGGATGATCGCCGGCAAGACCGGCGGGGTCTTTTCCGGGTCGCCATCGAGCGGCTTCCAGCGCAGGGCGCACAGGCGAAACCCGCACGCGGCCAGGCGTTCGGCAAACCAGGGTGCCCACCGGTGAACGGCGTCTTCGGCACCGGGGTGCCGGGTCCACACCGTCACGGTCAGATGGCCCTCGTAAACGTCGGCGGCCACGGCGGTGTCGCCGCAATGGGGCAGGGGCAGGGACAGGTAGAGGTGCAGGCAATCGGCGTCGACCTTCGCCCCCTCCTTGCGCGCGG
This region includes:
- a CDS encoding EscU/YscU/HrcU family type III secretion system export apparatus switch protein, with the translated sequence MTAQDDRQRQADPLRRAVALRYDPPRDEAPRVVAKGAGAVAERIIAEARAHGVPLHEDPALVAVLSQLDLDQVIPPSLYPVVAEILALLYRTDRTVGQREAASS